One Bacteroidota bacterium DNA segment encodes these proteins:
- a CDS encoding YebC/PmpR family DNA-binding transcriptional regulator: protein MSGHSKWSTIKRKKGAIDAKRSKVFSKIIKEITVAVKEGGEDPDGNPRLRLAISNAKGASMPKDTMQRAINKGSDKNAANFFDQTFEGYLAHGIAVIIECTTDNQQRTVSNIRAIFNKFSGNLGTNGSLSFIFDRKGIFVIPRGDLNQDDFEMEMIDAGAEDIVLEDDFFTVTTSLEDFGAMMKKLEALNIEPENAELQRIPKKTITLELEDALKIMKVIDIFEEDDDVKSVYHTMEITEELMNAM, encoded by the coding sequence ATGTCAGGTCATAGTAAATGGTCAACAATCAAACGTAAAAAAGGTGCTATTGACGCAAAACGTTCGAAAGTTTTTTCGAAAATTATCAAAGAAATTACGGTTGCGGTAAAAGAAGGGGGTGAAGATCCTGACGGTAATCCAAGATTAAGACTGGCCATCTCCAATGCCAAAGGAGCAAGCATGCCAAAAGATACCATGCAAAGGGCTATCAATAAAGGTTCGGATAAAAATGCTGCTAACTTTTTTGATCAGACCTTTGAAGGATATTTAGCACACGGTATTGCCGTAATCATTGAATGTACCACCGATAATCAGCAGCGTACCGTAAGTAATATTCGTGCCATCTTCAATAAATTTAGCGGGAACCTCGGAACCAATGGATCATTGAGTTTTATTTTTGACAGAAAAGGAATTTTCGTGATCCCCAGAGGTGATTTGAACCAGGATGATTTTGAAATGGAGATGATTGATGCAGGAGCAGAAGATATTGTATTGGAAGATGACTTTTTTACCGTCACTACTTCTTTGGAAGATTTTGGTGCCATGATGAAAAAACTCGAAGCTTTAAATATTGAACCAGAAAATGCCGAACTTCAAAGAATCCCCAAAAAAACCATTACCTTAGAATTGGAAGATGCTCTTAAAATCATGAAGGTAATTGACATTTTTGAAGAAGATGACGATGTTAAAAGTGTTTACCATACCATGGAAATTACAGAAGAGTTGATGAACGCTATGTAA
- a CDS encoding four helix bundle protein — translation MNTAKTFQDLEVWKKAHKMVLNIYKTSKLFPKEEAFGITSQIRRASISIPANIAEGFKRKGLNDKARFYNIAQSSLEEVRYYLILAEDLQYMKSDVSLSNIDEIARMLDS, via the coding sequence ATGAACACAGCTAAAACATTTCAGGATTTAGAAGTTTGGAAAAAGGCACATAAAATGGTTCTAAATATTTATAAAACATCAAAACTCTTCCCAAAAGAAGAAGCCTTTGGAATTACTTCTCAAATCAGAAGAGCATCAATTTCAATTCCTGCAAATATTGCTGAAGGATTTAAACGAAAAGGGTTAAATGATAAAGCAAGGTTTTACAATATTGCTCAATCTTCCTTGGAAGAGGTTCGATATTATTTAATCCTCGCCGAAGACCTCCAATACATGAAATCCGATGTCTCATTATCTAATATTGATGAAATTGCACGAATGCTAGATTCCTAA
- a CDS encoding glyceraldehyde-3-phosphate dehydrogenase has translation MTKIRVGLMGFGEIPRHIYRLCLNRNDIEIVAIADIGRAEILHYLLVAETKGGIDVKLDGNFLVSKNGRARIVMGGEPGDIPWDIFNVDVVVDGTGKYKSREFMEKHHQAGAKRVILSNLPTNEIDRVVVIGVNENTIQNTDKLISAGSATTNAAAILLKIFNDEFGVDYAMLTTVHSYTSDQPLRDKAGTDFRRSRSAAENIIPNETPSPEWIQKIMPEFKGRIEGSALNVPVPSGSLLDLTAIFKSKDITIEMINIAVQKYADQHPEIVEMMHDPIVSTDVIGNAHSVVFDRDASIKSSGRMIKTLTWYHAAKAMSARIIDLIIAYDKLNSEGGAL, from the coding sequence ATGACTAAAATACGGGTTGGGTTAATGGGATTCGGGGAAATCCCAAGGCATATCTATCGATTATGTCTTAACCGAAATGATATTGAAATTGTCGCGATCGCTGATATTGGTCGTGCCGAAATACTGCATTATTTATTGGTAGCTGAAACCAAAGGCGGGATTGATGTGAAGTTGGATGGAAATTTCCTTGTTTCAAAAAACGGAAGGGCCAGAATTGTAATGGGAGGAGAGCCGGGGGATATTCCATGGGATATTTTTAATGTTGATGTAGTCGTTGACGGGACTGGCAAGTATAAATCACGCGAATTTATGGAAAAGCATCATCAGGCCGGGGCCAAACGTGTAATCTTATCAAATTTGCCAACAAATGAAATTGATCGCGTTGTTGTGATTGGGGTAAATGAAAACACCATTCAAAATACCGATAAATTAATTTCGGCAGGTTCTGCAACCACCAATGCTGCAGCAATTCTTCTTAAAATCTTCAACGATGAATTTGGGGTTGATTATGCCATGCTCACAACAGTTCATTCGTACACTTCTGATCAGCCCTTACGTGATAAAGCAGGTACAGATTTTAGGCGAAGCCGGTCAGCTGCTGAAAATATAATTCCTAATGAAACACCTTCGCCCGAATGGATTCAGAAAATCATGCCCGAATTTAAGGGTAGGATAGAGGGCTCGGCTTTAAATGTGCCTGTACCTAGTGGTTCATTATTAGATTTGACTGCTATTTTTAAATCGAAAGATATCACCATTGAGATGATCAATATTGCTGTTCAAAAATATGCGGATCAACATCCTGAAATTGTGGAGATGATGCATGATCCCATCGTTAGTACCGATGTTATCGGTAATGCACATTCTGTCGTATTTGATCGGGATGCAAGCATTAAATCTTCAGGTAGGATGATAAAAACGCTTACCTGGTATCATGCAGCTAAGGCAATGTCGGCGAGGATTATTGATTTAATCATAGCTTACGATAAATTAAATTCAGAAGGAGGTGCATTATGA
- a CDS encoding RNA polymerase sigma factor: protein MTVSEYNTCVDKHSDGVYRFILKNIKDSDKAKDIVQESFVRLWDRVSEVKFEKAKSYLFTIAYHCFIDTIRKDKRTVSMEDAIVNNHSEMNAFSDHKEVINEAVEKLPEIQKSVILLRDYEGYSYKEIGEITELSEAQVKVYIYRARLFLKNYLVSLDVVI from the coding sequence ATGACGGTATCTGAGTACAATACTTGTGTGGACAAACATTCGGATGGTGTTTATCGTTTTATTCTTAAAAATATTAAGGATAGCGATAAAGCAAAGGATATTGTGCAGGAATCGTTTGTACGCTTATGGGACAGAGTTTCGGAAGTAAAATTTGAAAAAGCGAAATCCTACTTATTTACCATCGCTTATCATTGTTTTATCGATACAATTCGTAAAGATAAACGTACTGTATCAATGGAGGATGCAATTGTTAATAATCATTCTGAAATGAATGCTTTTTCTGATCATAAGGAAGTCATCAATGAAGCCGTGGAAAAGCTTCCTGAAATTCAGAAATCTGTTATTCTTTTAAGGGATTATGAAGGTTACTCCTATAAAGAAATAGGTGAAATAACCGAATTAAGTGAAGCTCAGGTTAAGGTATATATTTATCGCGCACGCTTATTCTTAAAGAATTACCTGGTAAGTTTGGATGTTGTAATTTAG
- a CDS encoding DUF2807 domain-containing protein, producing MKTQNILKVTFSILMIAGLISPASAQQIRNVETVKENRITESFNKIEVENNINVFLEQGEEIKVVIETSREFQNAVQANVVNGILTLSTNSTQKVNILNAYITTPKIQEITLNGNANLKSKGIIEQYKLVLITYGTSMISMDIEVEDLTTELHGASEIILNGKAVNHEALLQGASILITSKMLNENTSIETNGSSKAFVNTANKLDITSNASSKVEYENIPNNVSRQNTDRVYKEYSLDVDNRNNTKINLGNLDMRFSDSRDSTYVRLGRHSFIVDEYGNARYRRAYRDRFNSNWAGLLMGINGYLTPDHDLNFPPEYDYLELNLAKSIRFDINIFEQNVPLTRNNHLGMATGLGFEIRSYQFEKNVSLIAEEPQIAGFYNEGVYVSKSKLAVTYLNLPIILEYQTNGYSNRNSFHISAGMVFGLRIGSHTKIKFEEKNKEYSLIDPVSGEVYDERTSPNRSRIKEFGAFHLNPFKVDAMFTIGWGWVNLYATYSLTTLFKEGQGPELYPVSIGISLLKW from the coding sequence ATGAAAACGCAAAATATTTTAAAAGTCACCTTCAGCATATTAATGATAGCTGGTTTGATATCCCCTGCTTCTGCACAGCAAATAAGAAATGTAGAAACGGTGAAAGAAAACAGAATAACTGAATCCTTCAACAAAATTGAGGTAGAAAATAACATTAATGTTTTTCTTGAACAAGGAGAAGAAATAAAAGTGGTTATTGAAACAAGCCGTGAGTTCCAAAATGCAGTTCAAGCCAATGTCGTAAATGGCATATTGACATTGAGCACAAATTCGACACAAAAAGTGAATATATTAAATGCCTATATCACTACTCCTAAAATTCAGGAAATTACACTAAACGGCAATGCAAACCTGAAATCAAAAGGAATCATTGAGCAATATAAATTGGTATTGATAACTTATGGAACATCAATGATTTCAATGGATATCGAAGTTGAAGACTTAACTACTGAATTACACGGTGCATCCGAAATTATTTTAAATGGGAAAGCTGTTAACCACGAGGCTTTATTGCAAGGTGCCTCAATTTTAATTACCAGTAAAATGCTGAATGAGAACACAAGCATCGAAACGAATGGGAGTTCGAAAGCATTCGTTAATACTGCTAATAAGCTCGACATCACTTCGAATGCAAGCAGTAAAGTTGAGTACGAAAATATACCAAATAACGTAAGCCGCCAAAATACGGACCGAGTTTATAAAGAATACTCCCTGGATGTTGATAATCGTAATAACACAAAAATTAACTTAGGTAATCTGGACATGCGTTTTAGCGACTCTCGCGATTCAACCTATGTGAGGTTGGGACGTCATTCGTTTATTGTAGATGAATATGGAAATGCCCGTTATCGCAGAGCTTACCGTGACCGATTCAACAGTAATTGGGCCGGTCTTTTAATGGGAATCAATGGATATCTTACTCCGGATCATGATTTAAATTTCCCACCAGAATATGACTATTTAGAACTTAATCTTGCAAAATCAATTCGATTCGACATTAATATTTTTGAACAAAATGTTCCACTCACAAGAAACAATCATCTTGGAATGGCCACCGGATTAGGATTTGAAATTCGAAGTTATCAATTTGAAAAAAATGTAAGTCTTATTGCTGAAGAACCGCAAATTGCAGGATTTTACAATGAAGGTGTTTATGTGAGCAAGAGTAAATTAGCCGTCACCTATTTAAATCTCCCAATTATTTTGGAATATCAAACCAATGGCTATAGCAATAGAAATAGTTTTCATATTTCTGCCGGGATGGTTTTTGGTTTAAGAATAGGATCGCACACCAAAATAAAATTTGAAGAAAAAAACAAAGAGTATTCTTTGATTGATCCGGTAAGTGGCGAGGTTTACGATGAAAGAACTTCTCCTAACCGATCACGTATTAAAGAATTTGGTGCATTCCATTTAAATCCATTTAAAGTTGATGCAATGTTTACTATAGGTTGGGGTTGGGTAAATCTTTATGCAACTTATTCGCTCACTACCTTATTTAAAGAAGGACAGGGTCCTGAACTTTACCCGGTTTCAATTGGTATTTCTCTGCTGAAGTGGTAA
- the lepA gene encoding translation elongation factor 4: MKNTRNFCIIAHIDHGKSTIADRLLQFTGTISDRDQQAQVLDDMDLERERGITIKSHAIKMAYKTEDGVYNLNLIDTPGHVDFSYEVSRSIAACEGALLIVDATQGIQAQTISNLYLALEHDLEIIPVLNKMDLDNAMPEDVKDQIVDLIGCSRESIIEASGKTGFGIDKVLERIITDVPPPKGDPDAPLEALIFDSVFNNFRGIIAYFKIMNGTLKKGDFVKFVNTGKEYHADEIGALVMERQPYKVLYAGDVGYIISGIKASKEVKVGDTITHVERPCAKAIEGFEDVKPMVFAGIYPVDADEYEELRAAMEKLQLNDASLTYEPESSVALGFGFRCGFLGLLHMEIIQERLDREFDMNVITTVPNVSYKVVTNKKEIIEVHNPSGLPDQKYIDHIEEPYITASIISKSTYVGAVMNLCIDKRGTLKNQVYLTSDRVEVTFEMPLGEIVFDFYDKLKSISKGYASFDYYQSSYKPANLVKLDILLNGESVDALSTLIHRDNAYDFGKRMCSKLKELIPRQQFDIAIQAAIGVKIISRETIKAVRKDVTAKCYGGDITRKRKLLEKQKKGKKRMRQVGNVEVPQQAFLAVLKLD, from the coding sequence ATGAAAAACACCAGAAACTTCTGTATCATAGCTCATATCGATCATGGCAAAAGTACGATTGCTGATCGCTTACTTCAATTTACCGGAACAATTTCCGACCGTGACCAACAAGCTCAGGTATTGGACGACATGGATCTGGAACGCGAAAGGGGAATAACCATTAAAAGTCATGCCATAAAAATGGCTTATAAAACAGAGGATGGAGTTTATAACCTCAACCTGATCGACACTCCCGGACACGTTGATTTTTCATATGAAGTATCACGCTCAATAGCAGCATGTGAAGGAGCTTTGCTTATAGTTGATGCAACACAAGGAATACAAGCACAAACCATCTCAAATTTATACTTGGCTTTAGAACACGATTTGGAAATCATTCCGGTCCTGAATAAAATGGATTTAGACAACGCCATGCCTGAAGATGTAAAAGATCAAATTGTGGACCTGATTGGCTGTTCGCGCGAAAGTATTATCGAAGCGAGTGGTAAAACAGGTTTTGGAATTGACAAAGTTTTAGAACGAATCATCACCGACGTGCCTCCTCCAAAAGGAGATCCGGACGCACCATTAGAAGCACTTATCTTCGATTCTGTTTTTAATAACTTCCGTGGGATTATTGCTTATTTCAAAATTATGAATGGCACCTTAAAAAAAGGTGATTTCGTAAAATTTGTTAATACGGGCAAGGAATACCACGCTGATGAAATTGGTGCATTGGTTATGGAACGCCAACCATATAAAGTGCTCTACGCCGGAGATGTTGGATATATTATTTCAGGAATAAAAGCTTCCAAAGAAGTAAAAGTTGGGGATACAATTACTCATGTAGAACGCCCTTGTGCGAAAGCAATTGAAGGATTTGAAGACGTTAAGCCTATGGTTTTCGCAGGCATCTATCCTGTTGATGCCGACGAATATGAGGAATTGAGAGCTGCCATGGAAAAGCTTCAGTTGAACGATGCCTCTCTAACCTATGAGCCCGAGTCTTCAGTAGCCCTGGGATTTGGATTCAGGTGCGGATTTTTGGGTTTATTGCACATGGAGATTATTCAGGAAAGACTGGATCGTGAATTCGACATGAATGTGATCACTACAGTTCCTAACGTTTCGTATAAAGTTGTGACAAATAAAAAAGAGATTATTGAGGTTCACAATCCATCGGGACTTCCCGATCAAAAATACATCGACCATATTGAAGAGCCTTATATAACGGCTTCGATCATTTCCAAATCTACCTATGTTGGAGCTGTAATGAACCTGTGTATTGATAAGCGCGGGACCTTAAAAAACCAGGTTTATTTGACCAGCGATCGTGTTGAAGTTACTTTTGAGATGCCATTGGGTGAAATCGTATTTGATTTTTACGACAAACTAAAAAGTATTTCGAAAGGATATGCTTCTTTTGATTATTACCAATCGAGCTATAAACCTGCCAATTTGGTCAAACTAGATATCCTTTTAAATGGGGAGTCGGTTGATGCTTTGTCTACCTTAATTCATCGCGATAATGCTTATGATTTTGGAAAACGGATGTGCAGCAAACTGAAAGAATTAATTCCACGTCAGCAATTTGACATTGCCATTCAGGCAGCGATTGGCGTAAAAATCATTTCGCGTGAAACCATTAAAGCTGTTCGAAAAGATGTAACCGCCAAATGTTATGGAGGTGATATTACCCGTAAGCGTAAACTTTTAGAAAAACAGAAAAAAGGAAAAAAACGGATGCGTCAGGTTGGAAATGTTGAAGTCCCACAGCAAGCGTTCCTGGCAGTGCTGAAGCTAGACTGA
- a CDS encoding acetate kinase, producing the protein MKILVLNCGSSSIKYQLFNIENEELLVKGIIEKIGLENSIVKYEKSDGYKIKLELNIPNHQTGIEKVLELLTSKENGSLKDINEITAVGHRVVHGGEKFNSSVLITDEVIQKMEECIDLAPLHNPPNLTGIYAMKALLPSVPQVGVFDTAFHQTMPAKAYTYPIPYELYTKYGIRRYGFHGTSHRYVSKRACEFLGRDYEKQKIITCHLGNGASIAAVMNGKSIDTSMGLTPIEGLMMGTRVGDLDLGALFYIMDKEKLGIAEASDLVNKKSGVLGVSGVSSDMREVEEAHAKGNKRAELALDMYHYRVKKYIGAYAAAMGGVDIIVFTGGIGENGTETRAEICKDFEFLGLEFDTVLNHGKRGVEMEISALNSKVKALVIPTNEELVIARDTYIIVAARL; encoded by the coding sequence ATGAAAATTTTAGTATTGAATTGTGGGAGCTCATCTATTAAATATCAATTATTTAATATTGAGAATGAAGAATTGTTGGTAAAAGGGATCATTGAAAAAATTGGATTGGAAAATTCAATTGTAAAATATGAAAAAAGTGATGGTTATAAGATTAAGCTCGAGCTTAACATTCCTAATCACCAAACTGGGATCGAAAAGGTATTAGAACTGTTGACCAGTAAAGAAAATGGAAGTTTAAAGGATATAAATGAAATTACAGCTGTCGGGCATCGTGTTGTTCATGGTGGCGAAAAATTTAATTCAAGCGTTTTAATCACGGATGAGGTAATTCAGAAGATGGAAGAATGTATTGATTTAGCTCCTCTGCATAATCCGCCTAATTTAACCGGTATTTATGCGATGAAGGCTTTACTGCCCTCTGTACCTCAAGTGGGTGTTTTTGATACCGCTTTTCATCAAACAATGCCGGCCAAAGCATATACTTATCCGATTCCTTACGAATTATACACTAAATATGGTATCCGACGTTATGGCTTCCACGGGACAAGTCATCGTTATGTGTCGAAAAGGGCCTGTGAGTTTTTAGGTAGAGATTATGAGAAACAGAAGATTATAACCTGTCATTTGGGGAATGGGGCTTCAATAGCCGCTGTTATGAATGGTAAATCGATCGATACTTCGATGGGTTTAACCCCAATTGAAGGATTAATGATGGGAACCCGTGTTGGTGATCTTGATCTGGGTGCTCTTTTTTACATCATGGATAAAGAAAAATTGGGTATTGCTGAAGCAAGCGATTTGGTAAATAAAAAAAGTGGAGTACTTGGTGTTTCCGGCGTTTCATCAGATATGAGAGAAGTTGAAGAAGCCCATGCCAAAGGAAATAAAAGAGCAGAACTTGCACTTGATATGTATCATTATCGGGTCAAAAAATATATAGGAGCTTATGCTGCTGCAATGGGTGGCGTCGATATCATTGTATTTACAGGAGGTATTGGTGAGAATGGAACCGAAACCAGAGCAGAAATATGTAAAGACTTTGAATTTCTTGGTTTGGAGTTTGACACCGTATTAAATCATGGAAAAAGAGGAGTGGAAATGGAAATTTCTGCGTTAAACTCAAAAGTTAAAGCTTTAGTGATTCCAACGAATGAAGAGTTGGTGATTGCCAGAGATACTTATATTATCGTAGCTGCCAGATTATAA
- the acs gene encoding acetate--CoA ligase: MTNKITSLSEYLQAYKESVADPEGFWAKIAEDYYWHKKWDKVLEWDFIGPNVKWFINGKLNITENIFERNLFTRKDQAAIIWEPNDPKEDKVVLTYKELFDKVSQFANALKAQGAKKGDRITLYLPMIPELAIAMLACARIGAIHSIVFAGFSANALADRIIDGTSNIVVTSDGAYRGAKSIPLKSIVDEALENCPTVERVIVFKRTGDEVNMKAGRDIWWDDAIAGISIDCKAEVMDSEDTLFILYTSGSTGKPKGVQHSIAGYMAWAEYTFKNVFQYSDGDIWWCTADIGWVTGHSYIVYGPLLTGATSIMFEGVPTWPDAGRFWEVVEKYKVTQFYTAPTAIRSLVAQGNEWVTKHDLSSLKTLGTVGEPINEEAWRWYHDIVGGGKCPIVDTWWQTETGGIMITPLSGITPTKPSFATLPLPGVQPILVDQEGNELKGNSVEGNLCIKFPWPGMIRSTYGDHDRCRQTYFSTYKGLYFTGDGAKRDEEGYYRIMGRVDDVINVSGHRIGTAEVEDAINQHPKVNESAVVGYPHAIKGSGIYAYVTCEELTDAELLTIEAEIRATVTKFIGPIAKPDVIQLVTGLPKTRSGKIMRRILRKIGEGDASNLGDTSTLLDPGVVEDIINGAKVDVKR; this comes from the coding sequence ATGACAAACAAAATTACATCCTTAAGTGAATATTTACAGGCATACAAGGAAAGTGTAGCGGACCCAGAAGGATTCTGGGCAAAAATTGCAGAAGATTACTATTGGCACAAAAAATGGGACAAGGTTCTCGAGTGGGATTTTATTGGACCTAATGTTAAATGGTTCATTAATGGGAAATTAAATATTACCGAAAACATTTTCGAAAGAAATCTATTTACAAGAAAAGATCAGGCTGCCATTATTTGGGAACCAAACGATCCTAAAGAAGATAAAGTTGTTTTAACATACAAAGAACTTTTTGATAAAGTCAGCCAATTTGCTAATGCATTAAAAGCACAAGGTGCCAAAAAAGGTGATCGCATCACTTTGTACTTGCCCATGATTCCTGAACTTGCCATCGCAATGCTGGCTTGTGCAAGAATTGGAGCTATTCATTCCATCGTCTTCGCAGGATTTTCTGCAAACGCTTTAGCTGATCGTATTATTGATGGTACCTCTAATATTGTTGTTACCTCTGATGGTGCATATCGTGGCGCAAAAAGCATTCCTTTAAAATCAATCGTTGATGAAGCTCTAGAAAACTGTCCAACTGTTGAAAGGGTTATCGTTTTCAAACGTACCGGCGACGAAGTTAACATGAAAGCTGGTCGTGATATTTGGTGGGATGACGCAATTGCAGGTATTTCAATAGATTGCAAAGCCGAAGTTATGGATTCTGAAGATACCCTTTTCATCCTTTATACTTCCGGATCAACAGGAAAACCAAAAGGCGTGCAACATAGCATTGCCGGATATATGGCATGGGCCGAATATACCTTTAAAAATGTATTCCAATATAGCGATGGCGATATTTGGTGGTGTACTGCCGATATTGGCTGGGTAACCGGTCACTCCTACATTGTTTATGGACCATTATTGACAGGTGCAACATCTATCATGTTCGAAGGTGTTCCAACATGGCCGGATGCAGGACGTTTCTGGGAAGTTGTTGAAAAATATAAAGTAACACAATTCTATACTGCACCTACTGCTATCCGATCTTTGGTTGCTCAAGGAAACGAGTGGGTTACAAAACACGACCTGAGTTCCCTAAAAACACTTGGAACTGTTGGAGAACCAATTAACGAAGAAGCTTGGCGATGGTATCACGATATTGTAGGTGGTGGAAAATGTCCAATTGTTGACACATGGTGGCAAACCGAAACCGGAGGAATTATGATTACTCCGCTTTCAGGAATCACACCAACAAAACCATCCTTTGCAACACTTCCATTACCGGGAGTTCAGCCGATTTTGGTTGACCAGGAAGGAAATGAACTGAAAGGAAATAGTGTTGAAGGTAACCTTTGTATTAAATTCCCTTGGCCAGGAATGATCCGTTCTACTTATGGCGATCATGACAGATGCCGTCAAACTTATTTCTCAACCTATAAAGGTTTATATTTCACAGGTGACGGAGCAAAACGCGACGAAGAAGGTTACTACAGAATTATGGGTCGTGTTGACGATGTTATCAACGTATCCGGACACCGAATTGGTACTGCCGAAGTTGAAGATGCAATCAACCAACATCCAAAGGTTAACGAATCAGCAGTTGTTGGATATCCACATGCCATTAAAGGTTCAGGTATTTACGCTTATGTAACCTGTGAAGAATTAACAGATGCCGAATTGTTAACTATTGAAGCTGAAATCAGGGCAACTGTTACCAAATTTATTGGACCTATAGCAAAACCTGATGTAATTCAATTGGTTACAGGATTACCAAAAACCAGGTCAGGAAAAATCATGCGCAGGATTTTACGTAAAATTGGAGAAGGAGATGCTTCAAACCTTGGAGATACCTCTACCCTGCTTGACCCAGGTGTTGTAGAAGACATCATCAATGGTGCAAAAGTTGACGTAAAACGATGA